In one window of Euwallacea similis isolate ESF13 chromosome 4, ESF131.1, whole genome shotgun sequence DNA:
- the OtopLa gene encoding uncharacterized protein OtopLa isoform X13, which translates to MFRNKRVMKYLCVADEPQTSLFIIMSFVYAKLLVVVCIAYVFSDVVTHNIPLYYYEGFFTYLYGMSILFLLYVFCFLLQESSCCNGVEKEKKVKPPPKQKGSKEKDKELKKEEEKKKKEEKEQKKKEEKEKKKEKEKEKEKEKKSKKQDKQKASSSKSKADGSHDPDFNISFSFEDVKREKFPRKMRDLMRAKADFTRRTVNNKSTTYRRNSEGVVDAEDVVPVPVTELSERVQHRHSSQGPQQPQEGAGAPPPPAPPPSAPGGHVNNVDVESGAAMHQKIRCKRKTTQNDHSHGSFFLRIGAIAFGLGTMIYNGLEFGVFFEIPFTSPCYMILRGVNPVLQMIFTFMQMYFIFMNSRLNIHRFKVVARFGLMHVVATNLCVWIRTLVLEYIKEITIYHRDLLNATAIVPTEIAPFAESIRQHTLRNANTILGTHLARPDFVPSSTIASTTTARHLLAATVAATPHNFKRIITTTARSAYPYFNNIVSPTTTLRPTTTRNVFTSTPAAMWRMLKSSAAPFVQQTTTAPTTSFAKITTTLPTTALSALRTTGARTWEVFTTAPTTTSTPRTFAPSTYPSFKDFFDLRSFNNIVSNEMANVAEEPELNDFSNTISNGSSELLDDLTPQAFIRYFTRNLTRTSNDSCGRINIMGTIVQDSAPYLFPFIIEYSLIGAAVIYCMWKHIGRNPRYVTQEDLEHRLEIMLSRRAVAIAQAQQGRVDCVGASKGLFFGLLMLVASLICLILFFVLIHHKELGLLAIYLADVSHCVLMVLSIIAIIIGFIRVQNLKFKTEEQSDLNDILLRVSAFGLFTYAVFSVIAGHYNAFTVEPNMLVMVTGVLSILQVVLQLLFIADVSRRRVHLPEHDRTKPGRQVVTFLLICNITMWIIYTFETQKVEANPVQKRFYGFLTWAIVQRLTLPLCIFHRFHSAVTLAEIWKTSYKARLE; encoded by the exons ATGTTCCGAAATAAACGCGTAATGAAGTATTTGTGCGTCGCTGATGAACCGCA AACCTCTCTTTTCATTATAATGAGTTTTGTCTACGCGAAGCTCCTCGTCGTAGTGTGTATAGCTTATGTGTTCTCGGACGTAGTTACCCACAACATTCCATTGTACTATTACGAAGGTTTCTTCACTTATCTTTACGGCATGAGCATACTCTTCCTCCTTTACGTGTTCTGCTTCCTACTGCAGGAGAGCTCCTGCTGCAACGGTGtcgaaaaagagaaaaag GTAAAGCCGCCGCCCAAACAGAAAGGTTCGAAAGAAAAAGACAAGGAGCTGAAGAAGGAGgaggagaagaagaagaaagaagagAAGGAGCAGAAGAAGAAGGAAGAGAAGGAGAAGAAAAAGGAGAAAGAGAAGGAGAAGGAGAAGGAGAAGAAAAGCAAAAAGCAGGACAAG CAAAAAGCGTCCAGCTCGAAATCCAAAGCGGACGGTTCTCACGATCCAGATTTCAacatctcttttagtttcgaAGACGTTAAG AGGGAGAAATTTCCGCGCAAGATGCGTGACCTAATGCGGGCCAAGGCGGATTTCACCAGACGCACCGTTAACAACAAG AGCACCACGTACCGGCGCAACAGCGAAGGCGTGGTCGACGCTGAGGACGTGGTGCCCGTGCCCGTGACCGAATTATCGGAACGCGTCCAACACCGTCACTCTTCACAGGGTCCTCAACAGCCTCAAGAGGGCGCAGGCGCTCCTCCTCCTCCGGCACCTCCTCCAAGCGCTCCCGGAGGACACGTCAACAACGTCGACGTGGAGAGTGGAGCTGCGATGCATCAGAAGATCAGATGCAAGAGGaagaccactcaaaatgacCATAGCCACGGTAGCTTTTTCTTGAGGATAGGAGCTATCG CTTTTGGCTTGGGGACGATGATTTACAACGGGTTGGAATTTGGCGTCTTCTTCGAGATACCGTTTACCTCGCCCTGCTACATGATCCTCAGGGGAGTCAATCCGGTGTTGCAGATGATATTCACCTTCATGCAGATGTActtcatttttatgaattccagA CTGAACATCCATCGGTTCAAAGTGGTGGCGCGGTTTGGGTTGATGCACGTTGTGGCCACGAACCTCTGCGTCTGGATCAGAACATTGGTGCTCGAATACATTAAAGAAATAACTATTTACCATAGAGATCTCTTGAACGCTACCGCGATAGTTCCCACGGAGATTGCTCCATTCGCAG AAAGTATCAGACAACATACGCTTCGTAACGCTAACACAATTTTGGGTACTCATTTGGCACGACCCGATTTCGTGCCCAGCAGCACTATTGCCAGTACCACTACCGCTAGACATTTGCTGGCAGCTACAGTTGCTGCAACTCCCCATAACTTTAAACGAATCATTACTACGACTGCCCGTAGCGCTTATCCCTActttaataatattgtttcTCCGACTACTACGTTGCGTCCCACTACCACCAGAA ATGTGTTCACCAGTACTCCGGCCGCGATGTGGCGAATGCTGAAAAGCAGTGCGGCTCCTTTCGTCCAGCAGACCACGACCGCACCTACCACGTCTTTCGCTAAAATTACAACTACCCTCCCCACCACAGCCCTGTCCGCATTAAGAACTACAGGAGCCCGTACTTGGGAAGTGTTCACCACTGCCCCGACCACGACCAGCACCCCGAGAACTTTCGCACCCTCCACTTATCCGAGCTTTAAAGATTTCTTCGATCTTAGGAGCTTTAATAACATTGTCTCTAATGAAATGGCTAACG TCGCTGAGGAACCGGAACTCAACGACTTTTCAAATACTATCTCCAATGGCAGTTCTGAGTTGCTAGATGACTTGACCCCTCAAGCCTTCATAAGATACTTCACCAGGAATCTCACTCGTACTTCAAACGACAGCTGTGGCAGGATTAATATAATGGGCACAATAGTCCAGGACTCTGCTCCCTACTTATTCCCCTTCATCATTGAGTACTCTCTGATAGGGGCCGCGGTCATTTACTGCATGTGGAAGCATATTGGTCGAAATCCCAG GTATGTGACTCAAGAAGACCTAGAACACCGACTTGAAATAATGCTCAGCAGGAGGGCGGTAGCCATCGCGCAGGCACAGCAAGGACGGGTGGACTGCGTGGGGGCTTCCAAAGGCCTGTTTTTTGGATTGCTGATGTTAGTCGCATCCTTGATCTGTCTCATCTTGTTCTTTGTGCTCATTCACCACAAAGAGTTGGGGCTGCTGGCCATTTACTTGGCTGACGTGTCGCATTGCGTGCTAATGGTGCTCAGTATCATCGCTATTATAATCGGATTTATTAG GGTCCAAAACTTGAAGTTCAAAACCGAAGAGCAAAGCGACTTGAACGACATTTTGCTACGCGTGTCCGCGTTCGGACTCTTCACTTATGCGGTCTTCAGCGTCATTGCCGGACACTACAATGCTTTCACCGTGGAGCCTAATATGCTCGTAATGGTCACCGGTGTACTTTCAATTTTACAG GTGGTCTTGCAGCTCCTCTTTATAGCAGACGTCTCCCGCCGCCGGGTGCACCTGCCCGAACACGACCGCACCAAACCGGGCCGCCAAGTGGTAACTTTCCTGCTCATCTGCAACATAACCATGTGGATCATCTACACCTTCGAGACTCAGAAAGTGGAGGCTAATCCAGTGCAGAAACGATTCTACGGGTTTCTCACATGGGCCATAGTGCAACGTCTCACGCTTCCTCTCTGCATTTTCCATCGATTCCATTCAGCGGTAACATTGGCGGAAATTTGGAAGACCAGCTACAAGGCACGTTTAGAGTAG
- the OtopLa gene encoding uncharacterized protein OtopLa isoform X10 produces the protein MPGGEVKVATVEVESENNMATLPVSRAHHHEQKEAGETSNKELELKFVQEKPDKRTSLFIIMSFVYAKLLVVVCIAYVFSDVVTHNIPLYYYEGFFTYLYGMSILFLLYVFCFLLQESSCCNGVEKEKKVKPPPKQKGSKEKDKELKKEEEKKKKEEKEQKKKEEKEKKKEKEKEKEKEKKSKKQDKQKASSSKSKADGSHDPDFNISFSFEDVKREKFPRKMRDLMRAKADFTRRTVNNKSTTYRRNSEGVVDAEDVVPVPVTELSERVQHRHSSQGPQQPQEGAGAPPPPAPPPSAPGGHVNNVDVESGAAMHQKIRCKRKTTQNDHSHGSFFLRIGAIAFGLGTMIYNGLEFGVFFEIPFTSPCYMILRGVNPVLQMIFTFMQMYFIFMNSRLNIHRFKVVARFGLMHVVATNLCVWIRTLVLEYIKEITIYHRDLLNATAIVPTEIAPFAESIRQHTLRNANTILGTHLARPDFVPSSTIASTTTARHLLAATVAATPHNFKRIITTTARSAYPYFNNIVSPTTTLRPTTTRNVFTSTPAAMWRMLKSSAAPFVQQTTTAPTTSFAKITTTLPTTALSALRTTGARTWEVFTTAPTTTSTPRTFAPSTYPSFKDFFDLRSFNNIVSNEMANVAEEPELNDFSNTISNGSSELLDDLTPQAFIRYFTRNLTRTSNDSCGRINIMGTIVQDSAPYLFPFIIEYSLIGAAVIYCMWKHIGRNPRYVTQEDLEHRLEIMLSRRAVAIAQAQQGRVDCVGASKGLFFGLLMLVASLICLILFFVLIHHKELGLLAIYLADVSHCVLMVLSIIAIIIGFIRVQNLKFKTEEQSDLNDILLRVSAFGLFTYAVFSVIAGHYNAFTVEPNMLVMVTGVLSILQVVLQLLFIADVSRRRVHLPEHDRTKPGRQVVTFLLICNITMWIIYTFETQKVEANPVQKRFYGFLTWAIVQRLTLPLCIFHRFHSAVTLAEIWKTSYKARLE, from the exons AACCTCTCTTTTCATTATAATGAGTTTTGTCTACGCGAAGCTCCTCGTCGTAGTGTGTATAGCTTATGTGTTCTCGGACGTAGTTACCCACAACATTCCATTGTACTATTACGAAGGTTTCTTCACTTATCTTTACGGCATGAGCATACTCTTCCTCCTTTACGTGTTCTGCTTCCTACTGCAGGAGAGCTCCTGCTGCAACGGTGtcgaaaaagagaaaaag GTAAAGCCGCCGCCCAAACAGAAAGGTTCGAAAGAAAAAGACAAGGAGCTGAAGAAGGAGgaggagaagaagaagaaagaagagAAGGAGCAGAAGAAGAAGGAAGAGAAGGAGAAGAAAAAGGAGAAAGAGAAGGAGAAGGAGAAGGAGAAGAAAAGCAAAAAGCAGGACAAG CAAAAAGCGTCCAGCTCGAAATCCAAAGCGGACGGTTCTCACGATCCAGATTTCAacatctcttttagtttcgaAGACGTTAAG AGGGAGAAATTTCCGCGCAAGATGCGTGACCTAATGCGGGCCAAGGCGGATTTCACCAGACGCACCGTTAACAACAAG AGCACCACGTACCGGCGCAACAGCGAAGGCGTGGTCGACGCTGAGGACGTGGTGCCCGTGCCCGTGACCGAATTATCGGAACGCGTCCAACACCGTCACTCTTCACAGGGTCCTCAACAGCCTCAAGAGGGCGCAGGCGCTCCTCCTCCTCCGGCACCTCCTCCAAGCGCTCCCGGAGGACACGTCAACAACGTCGACGTGGAGAGTGGAGCTGCGATGCATCAGAAGATCAGATGCAAGAGGaagaccactcaaaatgacCATAGCCACGGTAGCTTTTTCTTGAGGATAGGAGCTATCG CTTTTGGCTTGGGGACGATGATTTACAACGGGTTGGAATTTGGCGTCTTCTTCGAGATACCGTTTACCTCGCCCTGCTACATGATCCTCAGGGGAGTCAATCCGGTGTTGCAGATGATATTCACCTTCATGCAGATGTActtcatttttatgaattccagA CTGAACATCCATCGGTTCAAAGTGGTGGCGCGGTTTGGGTTGATGCACGTTGTGGCCACGAACCTCTGCGTCTGGATCAGAACATTGGTGCTCGAATACATTAAAGAAATAACTATTTACCATAGAGATCTCTTGAACGCTACCGCGATAGTTCCCACGGAGATTGCTCCATTCGCAG AAAGTATCAGACAACATACGCTTCGTAACGCTAACACAATTTTGGGTACTCATTTGGCACGACCCGATTTCGTGCCCAGCAGCACTATTGCCAGTACCACTACCGCTAGACATTTGCTGGCAGCTACAGTTGCTGCAACTCCCCATAACTTTAAACGAATCATTACTACGACTGCCCGTAGCGCTTATCCCTActttaataatattgtttcTCCGACTACTACGTTGCGTCCCACTACCACCAGAA ATGTGTTCACCAGTACTCCGGCCGCGATGTGGCGAATGCTGAAAAGCAGTGCGGCTCCTTTCGTCCAGCAGACCACGACCGCACCTACCACGTCTTTCGCTAAAATTACAACTACCCTCCCCACCACAGCCCTGTCCGCATTAAGAACTACAGGAGCCCGTACTTGGGAAGTGTTCACCACTGCCCCGACCACGACCAGCACCCCGAGAACTTTCGCACCCTCCACTTATCCGAGCTTTAAAGATTTCTTCGATCTTAGGAGCTTTAATAACATTGTCTCTAATGAAATGGCTAACG TCGCTGAGGAACCGGAACTCAACGACTTTTCAAATACTATCTCCAATGGCAGTTCTGAGTTGCTAGATGACTTGACCCCTCAAGCCTTCATAAGATACTTCACCAGGAATCTCACTCGTACTTCAAACGACAGCTGTGGCAGGATTAATATAATGGGCACAATAGTCCAGGACTCTGCTCCCTACTTATTCCCCTTCATCATTGAGTACTCTCTGATAGGGGCCGCGGTCATTTACTGCATGTGGAAGCATATTGGTCGAAATCCCAG GTATGTGACTCAAGAAGACCTAGAACACCGACTTGAAATAATGCTCAGCAGGAGGGCGGTAGCCATCGCGCAGGCACAGCAAGGACGGGTGGACTGCGTGGGGGCTTCCAAAGGCCTGTTTTTTGGATTGCTGATGTTAGTCGCATCCTTGATCTGTCTCATCTTGTTCTTTGTGCTCATTCACCACAAAGAGTTGGGGCTGCTGGCCATTTACTTGGCTGACGTGTCGCATTGCGTGCTAATGGTGCTCAGTATCATCGCTATTATAATCGGATTTATTAG GGTCCAAAACTTGAAGTTCAAAACCGAAGAGCAAAGCGACTTGAACGACATTTTGCTACGCGTGTCCGCGTTCGGACTCTTCACTTATGCGGTCTTCAGCGTCATTGCCGGACACTACAATGCTTTCACCGTGGAGCCTAATATGCTCGTAATGGTCACCGGTGTACTTTCAATTTTACAG GTGGTCTTGCAGCTCCTCTTTATAGCAGACGTCTCCCGCCGCCGGGTGCACCTGCCCGAACACGACCGCACCAAACCGGGCCGCCAAGTGGTAACTTTCCTGCTCATCTGCAACATAACCATGTGGATCATCTACACCTTCGAGACTCAGAAAGTGGAGGCTAATCCAGTGCAGAAACGATTCTACGGGTTTCTCACATGGGCCATAGTGCAACGTCTCACGCTTCCTCTCTGCATTTTCCATCGATTCCATTCAGCGGTAACATTGGCGGAAATTTGGAAGACCAGCTACAAGGCACGTTTAGAGTAG
- the OtopLa gene encoding uncharacterized protein OtopLa isoform X5, with amino-acid sequence MQRCPYIHEMKERLLGEQAPVEQIQPSKKPTTPPPAKMDQQHQLQPQQQPVATVVKLNPDGFGSHTSPTHVRAERTPLMPKQPEDDFHVYHTKVYPKNAKTSLFIIMSFVYAKLLVVVCIAYVFSDVVTHNIPLYYYEGFFTYLYGMSILFLLYVFCFLLQESSCCNGVEKEKKVKPPPKQKGSKEKDKELKKEEEKKKKEEKEQKKKEEKEKKKEKEKEKEKEKKSKKQDKQKASSSKSKADGSHDPDFNISFSFEDVKREKFPRKMRDLMRAKADFTRRTVNNKSTTYRRNSEGVVDAEDVVPVPVTELSERVQHRHSSQGPQQPQEGAGAPPPPAPPPSAPGGHVNNVDVESGAAMHQKIRCKRKTTQNDHSHGSFFLRIGAIAFGLGTMIYNGLEFGVFFEIPFTSPCYMILRGVNPVLQMIFTFMQMYFIFMNSRLNIHRFKVVARFGLMHVVATNLCVWIRTLVLEYIKEITIYHRDLLNATAIVPTEIAPFAESIRQHTLRNANTILGTHLARPDFVPSSTIASTTTARHLLAATVAATPHNFKRIITTTARSAYPYFNNIVSPTTTLRPTTTRNVFTSTPAAMWRMLKSSAAPFVQQTTTAPTTSFAKITTTLPTTALSALRTTGARTWEVFTTAPTTTSTPRTFAPSTYPSFKDFFDLRSFNNIVSNEMANVAEEPELNDFSNTISNGSSELLDDLTPQAFIRYFTRNLTRTSNDSCGRINIMGTIVQDSAPYLFPFIIEYSLIGAAVIYCMWKHIGRNPRYVTQEDLEHRLEIMLSRRAVAIAQAQQGRVDCVGASKGLFFGLLMLVASLICLILFFVLIHHKELGLLAIYLADVSHCVLMVLSIIAIIIGFIRVQNLKFKTEEQSDLNDILLRVSAFGLFTYAVFSVIAGHYNAFTVEPNMLVMVTGVLSILQVVLQLLFIADVSRRRVHLPEHDRTKPGRQVVTFLLICNITMWIIYTFETQKVEANPVQKRFYGFLTWAIVQRLTLPLCIFHRFHSAVTLAEIWKTSYKARLE; translated from the exons AACCTCTCTTTTCATTATAATGAGTTTTGTCTACGCGAAGCTCCTCGTCGTAGTGTGTATAGCTTATGTGTTCTCGGACGTAGTTACCCACAACATTCCATTGTACTATTACGAAGGTTTCTTCACTTATCTTTACGGCATGAGCATACTCTTCCTCCTTTACGTGTTCTGCTTCCTACTGCAGGAGAGCTCCTGCTGCAACGGTGtcgaaaaagagaaaaag GTAAAGCCGCCGCCCAAACAGAAAGGTTCGAAAGAAAAAGACAAGGAGCTGAAGAAGGAGgaggagaagaagaagaaagaagagAAGGAGCAGAAGAAGAAGGAAGAGAAGGAGAAGAAAAAGGAGAAAGAGAAGGAGAAGGAGAAGGAGAAGAAAAGCAAAAAGCAGGACAAG CAAAAAGCGTCCAGCTCGAAATCCAAAGCGGACGGTTCTCACGATCCAGATTTCAacatctcttttagtttcgaAGACGTTAAG AGGGAGAAATTTCCGCGCAAGATGCGTGACCTAATGCGGGCCAAGGCGGATTTCACCAGACGCACCGTTAACAACAAG AGCACCACGTACCGGCGCAACAGCGAAGGCGTGGTCGACGCTGAGGACGTGGTGCCCGTGCCCGTGACCGAATTATCGGAACGCGTCCAACACCGTCACTCTTCACAGGGTCCTCAACAGCCTCAAGAGGGCGCAGGCGCTCCTCCTCCTCCGGCACCTCCTCCAAGCGCTCCCGGAGGACACGTCAACAACGTCGACGTGGAGAGTGGAGCTGCGATGCATCAGAAGATCAGATGCAAGAGGaagaccactcaaaatgacCATAGCCACGGTAGCTTTTTCTTGAGGATAGGAGCTATCG CTTTTGGCTTGGGGACGATGATTTACAACGGGTTGGAATTTGGCGTCTTCTTCGAGATACCGTTTACCTCGCCCTGCTACATGATCCTCAGGGGAGTCAATCCGGTGTTGCAGATGATATTCACCTTCATGCAGATGTActtcatttttatgaattccagA CTGAACATCCATCGGTTCAAAGTGGTGGCGCGGTTTGGGTTGATGCACGTTGTGGCCACGAACCTCTGCGTCTGGATCAGAACATTGGTGCTCGAATACATTAAAGAAATAACTATTTACCATAGAGATCTCTTGAACGCTACCGCGATAGTTCCCACGGAGATTGCTCCATTCGCAG AAAGTATCAGACAACATACGCTTCGTAACGCTAACACAATTTTGGGTACTCATTTGGCACGACCCGATTTCGTGCCCAGCAGCACTATTGCCAGTACCACTACCGCTAGACATTTGCTGGCAGCTACAGTTGCTGCAACTCCCCATAACTTTAAACGAATCATTACTACGACTGCCCGTAGCGCTTATCCCTActttaataatattgtttcTCCGACTACTACGTTGCGTCCCACTACCACCAGAA ATGTGTTCACCAGTACTCCGGCCGCGATGTGGCGAATGCTGAAAAGCAGTGCGGCTCCTTTCGTCCAGCAGACCACGACCGCACCTACCACGTCTTTCGCTAAAATTACAACTACCCTCCCCACCACAGCCCTGTCCGCATTAAGAACTACAGGAGCCCGTACTTGGGAAGTGTTCACCACTGCCCCGACCACGACCAGCACCCCGAGAACTTTCGCACCCTCCACTTATCCGAGCTTTAAAGATTTCTTCGATCTTAGGAGCTTTAATAACATTGTCTCTAATGAAATGGCTAACG TCGCTGAGGAACCGGAACTCAACGACTTTTCAAATACTATCTCCAATGGCAGTTCTGAGTTGCTAGATGACTTGACCCCTCAAGCCTTCATAAGATACTTCACCAGGAATCTCACTCGTACTTCAAACGACAGCTGTGGCAGGATTAATATAATGGGCACAATAGTCCAGGACTCTGCTCCCTACTTATTCCCCTTCATCATTGAGTACTCTCTGATAGGGGCCGCGGTCATTTACTGCATGTGGAAGCATATTGGTCGAAATCCCAG GTATGTGACTCAAGAAGACCTAGAACACCGACTTGAAATAATGCTCAGCAGGAGGGCGGTAGCCATCGCGCAGGCACAGCAAGGACGGGTGGACTGCGTGGGGGCTTCCAAAGGCCTGTTTTTTGGATTGCTGATGTTAGTCGCATCCTTGATCTGTCTCATCTTGTTCTTTGTGCTCATTCACCACAAAGAGTTGGGGCTGCTGGCCATTTACTTGGCTGACGTGTCGCATTGCGTGCTAATGGTGCTCAGTATCATCGCTATTATAATCGGATTTATTAG GGTCCAAAACTTGAAGTTCAAAACCGAAGAGCAAAGCGACTTGAACGACATTTTGCTACGCGTGTCCGCGTTCGGACTCTTCACTTATGCGGTCTTCAGCGTCATTGCCGGACACTACAATGCTTTCACCGTGGAGCCTAATATGCTCGTAATGGTCACCGGTGTACTTTCAATTTTACAG GTGGTCTTGCAGCTCCTCTTTATAGCAGACGTCTCCCGCCGCCGGGTGCACCTGCCCGAACACGACCGCACCAAACCGGGCCGCCAAGTGGTAACTTTCCTGCTCATCTGCAACATAACCATGTGGATCATCTACACCTTCGAGACTCAGAAAGTGGAGGCTAATCCAGTGCAGAAACGATTCTACGGGTTTCTCACATGGGCCATAGTGCAACGTCTCACGCTTCCTCTCTGCATTTTCCATCGATTCCATTCAGCGGTAACATTGGCGGAAATTTGGAAGACCAGCTACAAGGCACGTTTAGAGTAG